The genomic stretch ACGAACTTGAAGCCCGAGCCGACCTGCGGATCGGCGAACAGATGGTGTATGCCGATCGGCATCGCGAACACGAGGAACAGGATGAACGACACACGCGCCATCGAATCGCTGTACAGCCTGCCGCCGATCGCGCGCGGCACCAGCGTGTAGTACGCGATGTACGACGGCACGAGCCAGAAATAGACGATTGCGTGCAGCGTCCACGAGAACAGCACGCGCGCGAGGCCCGCGTCGATCGTCGACTTCAGGCCGAGCGCGACGGGCAGGATTTGCAACAGGATTTCTAGCGCTGCGCCGACGGCCGTCCACGCCCACAGATACGCGCCCGCCACGTTCGCATACATCGCGAGCGGCACCGGCTTGCCGGGATTCGCGCGCTTCCATACGTGCAGATTGATGCTCATCAGCGCGACCCAGATCCACGAGCCGACCACGACGAGCACGACGCCCAGGTAGTAGAACGGGCTGCCGATCATCGGCGGATAGAAGGTGAAGAGCACGGACGCCTGACCGGCCGCGACGGGCACCATCGCCATCACTGCGCCGACCACCAGCAGGATGAACGCGGCCCACGCCCACTTCAGACCGACGAGCGCCTGCTGCAGCGCCAGTTCGACGATCGCGTAGCCGAACGCCATCGCCACCAGCGTCGGCAGCACGTAGGCCATCACGGTGCCGTGCGCCGTCACCGAGCGGTAATACAGCTCGGGCTCGCCGATCCACGGAAGGAGCGGACTGCGCACGAGCATCTGCCATGCGCCCAGCAGCAGTGCAACGCCGAACGCGATGAACGCGAGCCAGAAATGCGCGAGAACGAGTCGCTTAGCGTGAAACACAGCTGAGCCTCCGTGTTTGTTTGGC from Paraburkholderia phymatum STM815 encodes the following:
- a CDS encoding b(o/a)3-type cytochrome-c oxidase subunit 1 is translated as MFHAKRLVLAHFWLAFIAFGVALLLGAWQMLVRSPLLPWIGEPELYYRSVTAHGTVMAYVLPTLVAMAFGYAIVELALQQALVGLKWAWAAFILLVVGAVMAMVPVAAGQASVLFTFYPPMIGSPFYYLGVVLVVVGSWIWVALMSINLHVWKRANPGKPVPLAMYANVAGAYLWAWTAVGAALEILLQILPVALGLKSTIDAGLARVLFSWTLHAIVYFWLVPSYIAYYTLVPRAIGGRLYSDSMARVSFILFLVFAMPIGIHHLFADPQVGSGFKFVHAVFTGMVSVPTLLTVFTICASVEIAGRLRGGTGAFGWLKALPWDNPMMLVIAFSFIMLGLGGAGGLINMSYQLNETVHNTQWVTGHFHLIFGGAIVIMYFAIAYELWPQLTARAICSVRLVRWQLWLWFIGMMVVTLPWHYVGLLGAPRRMAYYDYSNPAIAPQAIWVAVSAIGGVVLVISGLLFIYILAKSQFGTVEQPKQFRFSAPAHPVERVPAALNSFGLWVALMIGLTVVNYSVPIAQLLGLQQTSVPAVSVGARP